One genomic window of Thalassolituus hydrocarboniclasticus includes the following:
- a CDS encoding DUF2835 domain-containing protein yields the protein MQRIVLDLAISAQEYQRFYRGQIKQVVARALDGRNVRFPASVLQQVVQHEGIYGRYAIEFDDQGKFQRIVRLGA from the coding sequence ATGCAGCGCATCGTACTGGATCTGGCCATTTCCGCTCAGGAATATCAGCGCTTTTATCGCGGCCAGATAAAACAGGTCGTGGCACGGGCGCTGGATGGGCGCAATGTCCGTTTTCCTGCCAGCGTGCTGCAGCAGGTTGTACAGCATGAAGGCATTTATGGCCGTTATGCCATCGAATTTGATGATCAGGGCAAGTTCCAGCGTATTGTGCGTCTGGGAGCCTGA
- a CDS encoding quinone-dependent dihydroorotate dehydrogenase: MDWYALSRALMFRLNGETSHELGLDMMGASERLGLLQFLAPQVAALPTTVAGIEFPNPVGLAAGLDKNGDYIDAFARLGFGFIEIGTVTPRPQPGNPKPRLFRIPERQAIINRMGFNNKGVDHLVERVKAAKYRGVLGINIGKNFDTAVEDATSDYLICLDKVYQHATYITVNISSPNTPGLRTLQFGDSLKQLLEPIKARQLELAKEFGYKPVFVKIAPDMEEDDVALVAETFVNSGIDGVIATNTTLSREGVQGLRYGNEAGGLSGAPLEDLATETVEHLCQALAGKLPVIGVGGILDGEGAAEKIKAGASLVQIYSGFIYRGPELIREAVDALADLRTQG, from the coding sequence ATGGATTGGTATGCTCTGAGTCGCGCTCTGATGTTTCGTCTGAATGGTGAAACTTCCCACGAACTGGGACTGGATATGATGGGGGCAAGCGAACGCCTTGGACTGTTGCAGTTTCTGGCGCCTCAGGTGGCAGCACTGCCAACCACCGTTGCCGGTATTGAGTTCCCGAATCCGGTTGGTTTAGCCGCGGGTCTGGATAAAAACGGCGATTATATCGATGCTTTTGCCCGTCTGGGTTTTGGTTTTATCGAAATCGGTACCGTCACTCCGCGCCCGCAGCCGGGTAATCCTAAGCCGCGTCTGTTCCGTATTCCTGAACGTCAGGCCATCATCAACCGTATGGGCTTCAACAACAAAGGCGTTGATCATCTGGTTGAGCGGGTAAAAGCGGCAAAATACCGTGGCGTGCTGGGTATTAATATCGGTAAAAACTTTGATACGGCCGTCGAAGACGCGACCTCTGATTACCTGATCTGCCTCGATAAGGTGTATCAGCATGCGACCTATATCACCGTGAATATTTCCTCACCGAATACACCGGGGCTGCGTACCCTGCAGTTTGGTGATTCGCTGAAGCAGCTGCTGGAGCCGATCAAAGCCCGTCAGCTGGAGCTGGCCAAAGAATTCGGCTACAAGCCGGTGTTCGTCAAAATCGCCCCGGATATGGAAGAAGACGACGTGGCGCTGGTGGCGGAAACCTTTGTTAACAGCGGCATCGATGGTGTGATCGCCACCAATACCACACTGTCGCGTGAAGGTGTTCAGGGCCTGCGTTACGGCAATGAAGCCGGTGGCCTGAGTGGCGCGCCACTGGAAGATCTGGCGACCGAGACCGTTGAACATCTGTGTCAGGCGCTGGCCGGTAAACTGCCGGTGATTGGTGTGGGCGGCATTCTCGACGGTGAAGGTGCTGCAGAAAAGATCAAAGCCGGTGCGTCGCTGGTGCAGATTTACTCCGGCTTTATTTACCGTGGTCCGGAGCTGATCCGCGAAGCGGTGGATGCACTGGCCGATTTACGTACACAGGGCTGA
- the rmf gene encoding ribosome modulation factor has translation MKKQKRDMQERAFARGYRAGVERRSKDLAPIGPQRDSWLAGWRSGRADHWDGYTGVSGIHKMAV, from the coding sequence ATGAAAAAACAGAAACGCGACATGCAGGAAAGAGCTTTTGCACGTGGTTATCGCGCTGGCGTTGAGCGCCGTTCAAAAGATCTTGCACCCATAGGACCACAACGAGACTCCTGGCTTGCAGGTTGGCGTTCCGGTCGTGCCGACCACTGGGATGGTTACACCGGCGTTTCTGGCATTCATAAAATGGCCGTATGA
- the rlmKL gene encoding bifunctional 23S rRNA (guanine(2069)-N(7))-methyltransferase RlmK/23S rRNA (guanine(2445)-N(2))-methyltransferase RlmL — protein MQNETTATTMTWLAACPKGIESLLADEIRHLGGEVERETHLGVIWRGDLTLAYRFCLWSRLASRLLLPLNESQVDNVDEMYEAARSVEWPAIFAVGATFRIDFHGRTDYLNNTQFGAQKIKDAIVDRFREDTGARPSVDKDGDVRIEAQLRKGKLNLYYNFSGDSLHRRGYRLQPGKAPLKENLAAAVLIRAGWPALAAEGKHLIDPMCGSGTLLIEAGMMAADIAPGLNRQKWGFEGWLGHTRQLWLAEVEQARLRRTAGLNAMHSRLYGFDIDADQLAAAHQNLSRSPLAGKIHLERRAIEQLRVQNEVIEEGGLVVCNPPYGERLSELPQLAPLYQQFHDATMRLPQWQLAVFTGNTDLAKSIRRPLDKQYRLMNGQIATRLLVFGAADERSAQPQGSMIRGPVEAFANRLKKNMKPLQKWARRENVECYRLYDADLPEYAVAVDLYGDWLHVQEYVPPKSIDEAKAERRLLDVLAVLPEVTGIPAQQIVLKRRERQAGKRQYEKQNTEQRFMPVREGNVQVLVNLKDYLDTGLFLDHRPTRLQIAGLASGKRFLNLFCYTATASVHAAVAGAHCTSVDMSRTYLNWGKENFLLNGIKPEQHEFIQADCIQWLRDCNERYDLIFMDPPTFSNSKRMEGVLDIQRDHVMLVEQAMRCLNPGGLLIFSNNLRRFDLDMDALKEFTIKDVSAKSVPFDYGRRPNIHHCFHITHPA, from the coding sequence ATGCAAAATGAAACAACAGCAACAACCATGACCTGGCTGGCGGCCTGCCCGAAAGGTATCGAATCCCTGTTGGCGGATGAAATCAGGCACTTGGGCGGTGAAGTTGAACGTGAAACACACCTTGGTGTGATCTGGCGCGGCGACCTGACGCTGGCCTATCGCTTTTGTTTATGGAGCCGTCTGGCGAGCCGCCTGCTGCTGCCTCTGAATGAAAGTCAGGTAGACAATGTCGACGAAATGTACGAAGCGGCCCGTTCTGTCGAATGGCCAGCCATCTTTGCTGTGGGGGCGACCTTCCGCATCGATTTTCACGGCCGTACTGATTACCTCAACAATACGCAGTTTGGCGCGCAAAAGATCAAAGACGCCATTGTTGACCGTTTCCGTGAGGACACCGGCGCCCGCCCGTCGGTGGATAAAGACGGCGATGTCCGTATTGAAGCGCAGCTGCGCAAAGGCAAACTTAATCTGTATTACAACTTCAGTGGCGACAGTCTGCACCGTCGTGGTTACCGTCTGCAGCCGGGTAAAGCGCCGCTGAAAGAAAACCTGGCGGCTGCGGTACTGATCCGCGCCGGCTGGCCTGCACTGGCGGCCGAAGGTAAGCATCTGATCGATCCTATGTGTGGTTCCGGCACCTTGCTGATTGAAGCGGGGATGATGGCCGCCGACATCGCGCCGGGTCTGAACCGCCAGAAGTGGGGCTTTGAAGGTTGGCTGGGCCATACCCGGCAGCTGTGGCTGGCCGAGGTCGAACAGGCGCGTTTGCGCCGTACCGCGGGGCTTAACGCCATGCACAGCCGCCTGTACGGTTTTGATATTGATGCCGATCAGCTGGCGGCCGCCCATCAGAACCTGAGCCGCTCTCCGCTGGCCGGTAAGATTCATCTGGAACGCCGTGCGATTGAGCAGCTGCGGGTGCAGAACGAAGTGATTGAAGAGGGCGGTCTGGTGGTCTGTAACCCGCCTTATGGTGAGCGTCTGAGCGAACTGCCACAGCTGGCGCCGCTGTATCAGCAATTCCACGATGCCACCATGCGCCTGCCACAATGGCAGCTGGCGGTGTTTACCGGTAATACCGATCTGGCCAAGAGCATCCGCCGTCCGCTGGATAAGCAATATCGCCTGATGAATGGGCAGATCGCGACCCGTCTGCTGGTATTCGGTGCTGCTGATGAACGCTCAGCACAGCCACAGGGCAGTATGATCCGCGGCCCGGTTGAAGCCTTTGCCAACCGTCTGAAAAAGAATATGAAGCCACTGCAGAAGTGGGCCAGGCGCGAAAACGTTGAATGTTATCGCCTGTACGATGCCGATCTGCCGGAATACGCGGTGGCGGTTGATCTGTATGGCGACTGGCTGCATGTGCAGGAATATGTACCGCCGAAATCCATCGACGAAGCCAAAGCAGAGCGTCGTCTGCTGGATGTGCTGGCCGTGTTGCCTGAAGTAACCGGTATTCCGGCCCAGCAGATCGTACTCAAGCGCCGCGAGCGTCAGGCGGGCAAACGTCAGTACGAGAAGCAGAACACCGAACAGCGTTTTATGCCGGTACGTGAAGGTAATGTGCAGGTTCTGGTGAATCTGAAAGATTACCTGGATACCGGCCTGTTCCTTGATCACCGTCCGACCCGTCTGCAGATTGCCGGGCTGGCTTCCGGTAAGCGCTTCCTGAACCTGTTCTGTTATACCGCCACCGCCAGTGTGCACGCAGCGGTAGCCGGAGCGCATTGCACCAGCGTTGATATGTCGCGTACCTACCTTAACTGGGGCAAAGAGAACTTCCTGCTGAACGGTATCAAACCGGAACAGCACGAATTTATTCAGGCCGACTGTATACAGTGGCTGCGTGATTGTAATGAACGCTATGACCTGATCTTTATGGACCCGCCAACGTTCTCTAATTCCAAGCGCATGGAAGGCGTACTGGATATTCAGCGCGATCACGTAATGTTGGTAGAACAGGCCATGCGCTGTCTGAATCCGGGTGGATTGCTGATTTTCTCCAATAACCTGCGACGCTTTGATCTGGATATGGATGCACTAAAAGAGTTCACGATAAAGGATGTGAGCGCAAAATCGGTGCCGTTCGATTACGGACGTCGCCCTAATATTCACCATTGCTTCCATATTACGCATCCTGCCTGA
- a CDS encoding ammonium transporter: MQSANTMFILLGAIMVLAMHAGFAFLEVGTVRHKNQVNALVKIITDFGVSTLAYFFIGYQIAYGVNFFSGASELVANNGYDLVKFFFLLTFAAAIPAIVSGGIAERAKFYPILIASALTVAFVYPFFEGMIWNGNYGFQAWLESSFGAPFHDFAGSVVVHAVGGWIAFAAVVLLGSRRGRYRDGRVVAFAPSNIPFLALGAWILAVGWFGFNVMSAQTLDGISGLVAVNSLMAMVGGTVVAMIVGKKDPGFIHNGPLAGLVAVCAGSDLMHPIGALIVGGVAGALFVFMFTLAQNKFPKFDDVLGVWPLHGLCGAWGGIAAGIFGAETFGGLGGVSFMSQLLGTVAGILVATIGGFVVYGIVKAISGIRLDEEEEFNGADLSIHKIVSTSED, encoded by the coding sequence ATGCAAAGCGCCAACACCATGTTTATTCTGCTCGGTGCCATTATGGTACTGGCAATGCACGCCGGCTTTGCCTTTCTGGAAGTCGGTACGGTGCGCCATAAAAACCAGGTTAACGCCCTGGTAAAAATCATCACCGACTTTGGTGTGTCGACACTGGCGTATTTCTTTATTGGTTATCAGATTGCCTACGGGGTGAATTTCTTCAGTGGCGCCAGTGAACTGGTAGCGAACAACGGTTACGACCTGGTTAAGTTCTTCTTTCTGCTGACCTTTGCGGCGGCGATTCCGGCCATCGTGTCTGGTGGTATTGCTGAGCGTGCTAAGTTCTACCCGATTCTGATTGCCTCTGCCCTGACGGTGGCGTTTGTCTATCCGTTCTTTGAAGGCATGATCTGGAACGGTAACTATGGCTTTCAGGCCTGGCTGGAAAGCAGTTTTGGTGCTCCGTTCCACGACTTCGCCGGTTCCGTTGTGGTGCACGCCGTTGGTGGCTGGATTGCCTTTGCCGCGGTTGTTCTGCTGGGCTCCCGTCGTGGCCGTTACCGTGATGGCCGGGTGGTGGCTTTTGCACCGTCCAACATTCCGTTTCTGGCGCTGGGCGCGTGGATTCTGGCCGTGGGCTGGTTCGGCTTTAACGTGATGTCTGCCCAGACTCTGGATGGCATCTCCGGTCTGGTGGCGGTTAACAGCCTGATGGCGATGGTTGGCGGTACGGTGGTTGCCATGATTGTCGGTAAAAAAGACCCGGGCTTTATTCACAATGGTCCGCTGGCAGGTCTGGTAGCGGTGTGTGCCGGTTCTGACCTGATGCATCCGATCGGTGCGCTGATCGTTGGTGGCGTGGCCGGTGCGTTGTTCGTCTTTATGTTTACTCTGGCGCAGAATAAATTCCCTAAATTCGATGACGTATTGGGTGTGTGGCCACTGCATGGTCTGTGTGGTGCCTGGGGTGGTATTGCGGCTGGTATTTTCGGCGCAGAAACCTTTGGTGGTCTGGGGGGCGTAAGCTTTATGTCACAGCTGCTGGGAACCGTTGCCGGTATTCTGGTGGCAACGATTGGCGGTTTTGTGGTCTACGGTATTGTTAAAGCCATCTCTGGCATCCGTCTGGATGAAGAAGAAGAATTTAATGGTGCCGACCTGTCGATCCATAAAATTGTGTCGACCAGCGAAGACTGA
- a CDS encoding TfoX/Sxy family protein — protein sequence MAERIRDLPGLGEKSEQSLTRVGITDVEQLRSCGAVMAFYRLQQLAVAEGRAKPSLNFLYALVGGLSNRSWLAVAQSEREQLLMELEGISEMERMFQADSE from the coding sequence ATGGCAGAACGTATCCGGGATTTACCCGGCCTGGGCGAGAAAAGTGAACAGTCACTGACACGGGTTGGCATTACCGATGTTGAACAATTACGCAGCTGTGGTGCGGTGATGGCTTTTTATCGCTTACAGCAGCTGGCCGTCGCTGAAGGGCGGGCTAAACCCAGTCTGAATTTTCTCTATGCGCTTGTCGGTGGCCTTAGCAACCGCAGCTGGTTGGCCGTTGCCCAGAGTGAACGGGAACAGCTGTTAATGGAGCTAGAGGGAATCTCCGAAATGGAGCGTATGTTTCAGGCTGACAGTGAATGA
- a CDS encoding efflux RND transporter permease subunit, which produces MSQPQNSATYFIKHSTTSWMMLAILLVGGAISYLGLGRLEDPQFTIKEAMVITYYPGASALQVEEEVTAPLENAIQALPYIKHVDSISKAGFSQVHLVIKPTYKSHQLAQIWDELRRKVHDKIPSLPPGANAPVVMDDFGDVYGVLLALSGNDYSYEELNDYADYLKRELSTLNGIAKVTISGTQQEQVFIDISRERMTNLGIPLSRLYQLLQTQNTVQDAGHIRIGNEYIRIHPTGEFRSVQELGDLVVSQAGSDKLIYLRDIANISEGIAEVPGHLTNYNHMPSLRLGIAFNSGVNVVAVGEQLRQKMAELDANRPLGIELHTLYDQPAEVDASSTGFVLNLLASILIVIVVLLLFMGMRAGIIIGIILLLTILGTFIAMKVMDIELHRISLGALIIALGMLVDNALVVTEGIMVGIKKGLSRTRAAYDIVQQTQWPLLGATVIAVTAFAPIGLSPDSTGEFVGSLFYVLLISLLFSWITAITLTPFLCHLLFDKEEQPDAESDPYHGFLYDLYRTSLSLMLARRGTTMLVMVVAMFIAIYGYSFVKQSFFPPSNTPMFLVDIWLPEGSDIRATQQQALALENYFQQKEEVEFTSSTVGQGELRFMLTYAPERQYRAYAQVMVRTTERDQIPALIDDARLWAQKEMPDAFVKFKRLQIGPGSAAKIEARFAGPDQEQLRILAEQAKQIMRADPDTDNIRHDWREREKVIRPVFNEENARRAGISKQDLDDLLQLSFSGKSIGLYREGTTLKPIIMRPPAYERLNIDGLTDLQIWSPVFNRYIPIGQVVERFDVVFEDPIIARRDRKRTIRVFADPDLDAEITADGLFKRLQPQIEAISLPPGYELSWGGEYESSSEAKQSLFASLPLGYLLMFIITVLLFNEMRSALVIWACVPLAIIGVSAGMLLLGAEFGFMALLGFLSLSGMIIKNGIVLVDQIRLELSEGREPYDAVFHASVSRLRPVTMAALTTILGMLPLLFDPFFSAMAVVISFGLGFATILTLGVVPVLYAMSHGIKAPIKN; this is translated from the coding sequence ATGAGTCAGCCACAAAACTCGGCCACTTATTTTATTAAGCACAGCACCACCAGCTGGATGATGCTGGCGATTCTGCTGGTTGGCGGTGCCATCAGCTATCTGGGTCTGGGGCGCCTTGAAGACCCGCAGTTCACCATTAAAGAAGCCATGGTCATTACCTACTACCCCGGCGCCAGCGCGTTGCAGGTGGAGGAAGAAGTAACCGCCCCGCTGGAAAATGCCATTCAGGCGCTGCCCTATATCAAGCATGTTGATTCGATTTCCAAGGCCGGCTTTTCCCAGGTACATCTGGTGATTAAACCGACCTATAAATCCCATCAGCTGGCACAGATCTGGGATGAGTTACGGCGTAAAGTGCACGATAAAATCCCGTCTCTGCCACCCGGTGCCAATGCTCCGGTCGTGATGGATGATTTTGGTGATGTATACGGTGTTTTACTGGCGTTATCGGGTAACGATTACAGCTACGAAGAGCTGAATGATTATGCCGATTATCTCAAGCGTGAATTATCCACTCTTAATGGCATCGCCAAGGTCACCATATCCGGCACTCAGCAGGAACAGGTATTTATTGATATTTCCCGCGAGCGCATGACTAACCTCGGCATTCCGCTATCGCGTCTGTATCAGTTATTACAAACGCAGAATACCGTACAGGATGCCGGTCATATCCGTATCGGTAACGAATATATCCGCATTCACCCAACCGGAGAGTTCCGCTCGGTACAGGAACTTGGCGACTTAGTGGTCAGTCAGGCCGGGTCCGACAAGCTGATTTATTTACGCGATATTGCCAATATTTCCGAAGGTATTGCTGAAGTTCCGGGCCATCTCACCAACTACAATCATATGCCGTCATTACGCCTCGGCATTGCCTTTAACAGCGGCGTTAATGTGGTCGCCGTGGGTGAGCAACTGCGGCAGAAAATGGCCGAACTGGATGCCAACCGTCCATTAGGCATAGAACTGCATACCCTGTACGATCAGCCTGCCGAAGTAGATGCGTCCTCCACCGGATTCGTACTTAATCTGCTGGCGTCCATCCTGATTGTTATCGTTGTTCTGCTGCTGTTTATGGGTATGCGCGCCGGTATTATCATCGGCATTATTCTGCTGCTGACCATTCTCGGCACCTTTATCGCCATGAAGGTCATGGATATTGAGCTGCACCGGATTTCTCTGGGCGCGTTAATTATTGCGCTGGGTATGCTGGTCGATAACGCACTGGTGGTGACCGAAGGTATTATGGTCGGCATAAAAAAGGGCTTATCACGAACCCGTGCCGCTTACGATATTGTGCAGCAGACCCAGTGGCCATTACTGGGGGCGACTGTGATTGCTGTTACCGCCTTTGCACCTATCGGTTTATCACCGGATTCAACCGGTGAATTTGTTGGCTCGTTATTTTATGTGTTGCTGATTTCCCTGTTATTCAGCTGGATTACCGCCATCACCCTGACGCCTTTTCTCTGTCATCTGCTGTTTGATAAAGAAGAACAGCCGGATGCGGAAAGCGATCCTTATCACGGCTTTCTGTACGATCTTTACCGCACCAGCCTGAGCCTGATGCTGGCCCGCCGCGGAACCACGATGCTGGTAATGGTGGTGGCTATGTTTATCGCCATTTACGGCTACAGTTTTGTTAAACAAAGCTTTTTCCCACCATCCAACACGCCAATGTTTCTGGTTGATATCTGGCTGCCTGAAGGTTCTGATATCCGCGCAACACAACAGCAGGCGCTGGCACTGGAAAATTATTTTCAGCAAAAAGAAGAAGTGGAATTTACCTCCTCCACGGTCGGTCAGGGCGAGCTGCGTTTTATGCTGACCTACGCACCGGAGCGTCAGTACCGGGCTTACGCTCAGGTGATGGTACGCACCACTGAACGGGATCAGATTCCGGCATTAATTGACGACGCCCGCCTGTGGGCGCAAAAAGAAATGCCGGATGCGTTTGTAAAATTCAAACGCCTGCAGATTGGTCCGGGCAGTGCTGCAAAAATTGAAGCACGCTTTGCAGGCCCCGATCAGGAACAGCTGCGTATTCTGGCCGAGCAGGCCAAACAGATTATGCGCGCCGACCCCGACACCGATAATATCCGCCATGACTGGCGTGAGCGGGAGAAAGTAATTCGTCCGGTCTTTAATGAAGAAAATGCCCGCCGTGCCGGCATATCCAAACAGGATCTGGACGATCTTCTGCAGCTGAGTTTTTCCGGTAAAAGCATTGGCCTGTACCGCGAAGGCACCACGTTAAAACCGATCATTATGCGTCCGCCAGCCTATGAACGGCTGAATATCGACGGCCTCACCGATCTGCAGATCTGGAGCCCGGTATTTAACCGTTATATTCCGATCGGCCAGGTAGTTGAACGCTTTGATGTGGTGTTTGAAGATCCGATCATCGCCCGCCGTGACCGTAAGCGCACCATCCGTGTCTTTGCCGACCCGGATCTGGACGCCGAGATAACCGCCGATGGTTTATTTAAGCGCCTGCAACCACAGATTGAAGCCATCTCCCTGCCACCCGGCTATGAACTGAGCTGGGGCGGCGAATATGAATCGTCCAGCGAAGCCAAGCAGAGTCTGTTTGCCTCACTGCCGCTGGGCTACCTGCTGATGTTTATTATTACTGTGCTGCTCTTTAATGAAATGCGCAGTGCGCTGGTGATCTGGGCCTGTGTACCACTGGCAATTATCGGCGTCAGCGCCGGTATGCTGTTACTCGGCGCTGAGTTTGGCTTTATGGCGCTGCTTGGTTTTCTCAGCCTGTCGGGCATGATTATTAAAAACGGTATCGTGCTGGTTGATCAGATCCGGCTGGAACTGAGCGAAGGCCGGGAACCATACGATGCGGTTTTTCATGCCTCGGTCAGCCGTCTGCGGCCGGTAACCATGGCAGCGCTGACCACCATCCTCGGCATGTTACCGCTGTTGTTTGATCCGTTTTTCAGCGCGATGGCAGTGGTTATCAGCTTTGGCCTTGGCTTTGCCACCATCCTGACTCTGGGCGTAGTGCCGGTGCTGTACGCCATGAGCCATGGCATTAAGGCTCCCATTAAAAACTGA
- a CDS encoding efflux RND transporter periplasmic adaptor subunit, with translation MIHVSRPLWLLPVAALTLLLTSGCSEQQPAATATVVHPAKVFQISPVSQSMLRRFPAQVQAAERAALAFRVNGELQALPAQAGKEVRQGEILARLDPSDYQLRVDDRKARYELALSQFQRVQNLFELGQISKSQFDQAKAELDISKAALASARTDLSYTILKAPFSGVIAEVYADNHQPVAAGKTLVMLQAKDQLEVRLQVPENLMAHIAKKENPDYQPDVEFEALPGKRFRASYKEHTAQADPATGSFTVTLTLPRPQELNLLPGMTASVHVDLNQVLSQTSQNLIVPPQAVFQGEQQNDGSSQAMVWIVTADMTLQPRAVEIGQLSTAGLEITRGLQPGDTILAAGVHLAHEGMRIRPWVKERGL, from the coding sequence ATGATCCACGTATCCCGCCCTCTGTGGTTGCTGCCCGTTGCAGCATTAACACTGCTGCTGACCAGCGGCTGCTCTGAACAGCAGCCCGCTGCCACAGCGACTGTCGTACACCCGGCCAAGGTTTTTCAGATCAGCCCGGTGAGCCAGAGCATGCTCAGACGTTTTCCGGCTCAGGTACAGGCAGCAGAGCGTGCAGCGCTGGCTTTCCGCGTTAACGGCGAATTACAGGCCCTGCCTGCACAGGCTGGTAAAGAAGTGCGTCAGGGAGAGATTCTCGCCCGCCTCGACCCTTCCGACTATCAGCTGCGGGTTGATGACCGCAAAGCCCGCTATGAACTGGCGCTGTCACAGTTTCAGCGGGTCCAGAATTTATTCGAGCTCGGACAGATTTCCAAATCACAGTTTGATCAGGCCAAAGCCGAACTGGATATCAGCAAAGCGGCGCTTGCCAGCGCCCGTACCGATTTGTCTTACACCATTTTAAAAGCACCTTTTTCCGGCGTTATCGCTGAAGTCTATGCCGACAATCATCAGCCGGTCGCGGCCGGTAAAACCCTGGTAATGCTGCAGGCCAAAGATCAGCTGGAAGTGCGTCTGCAGGTGCCGGAAAACCTGATGGCGCATATCGCCAAAAAAGAAAATCCGGACTACCAGCCAGATGTTGAATTCGAAGCCCTGCCCGGTAAACGTTTCCGCGCCAGCTATAAAGAACATACCGCCCAGGCCGATCCGGCAACCGGCAGTTTTACCGTGACCCTGACCCTGCCACGCCCGCAGGAACTGAATCTGTTGCCCGGCATGACCGCCAGTGTGCATGTGGATCTGAACCAGGTATTAAGCCAGACCAGCCAGAACCTGATTGTGCCGCCGCAGGCCGTTTTTCAGGGCGAACAGCAGAACGATGGCAGCTCTCAGGCCATGGTATGGATTGTTACTGCGGATATGACGCTGCAGCCCCGGGCTGTTGAAATCGGACAGCTATCAACCGCAGGACTGGAGATTACCCGGGGATTACAGCCGGGCGATACCATTCTCGCCGCTGGTGTTCATCTGGCCCACGAAGGGATGCGTATCCGTCCCTGGGTGAAAGAGCGGGGCCTGTAA